One Danio aesculapii chromosome 22, fDanAes4.1, whole genome shotgun sequence genomic window carries:
- the LOC130215674 gene encoding gastrula zinc finger protein XlCGF8.2DB-like has translation MSDPEPCRIKQEETEELIDVMVKEESEELCEDEEKHHVKSEEETHPEYKHNFIMKRKDFTCTQCGKSFTRKCDLKSHMLIHTGENPYRCSHCVKRFYCSAHLKSHEKTHTGRKLHKCDQCSKLFSRPSELKIHLKIHTKEKPYSCSECGKSFIHQSHLKTHQKIHTGVREFVCFQCGKSFIKAGDLKRHQIVHTEEKPFTCTLCGMSFKQSSNLEKHMLRHTGEKPHKCDQCGKTFFRASHLTDHLEVHAQEKPYECPVCGMSFRRLRNLNEHQKIHTGVREFVCFECEKTFIRATDLKQHQRIHTGEKPYICTECGKSFRVSSSLTSHMLRHTGKRPHKCDQCCKSFLRPYELRKHFLTHTRQSLIPC, from the exons atgagtgatccagaaccctgcagaattaaacaggaagagactgaagaactaatag atgtgatggtaaaggaggagagtgaagaactgtgtgaagatgaggagaaacatcatgtcaagaGTGAAGAAGAAACTCACCCAGAGTACAAACACAATTTTATAATGAAAAGGAAAgatttcacctgcactcagtgtggaaagagtttcacccGCAAATGTGATCTGAAGTCTCACAtgttgatccacactggagagaaccCTTACAGGTGTTCACACTGCGTCAAGAGATTCTATTGTTCAGCACACCTGAAATCGCATGAGAAGACCCACACTGGAAGGAAACTGCACAAATGTGATCAATGCAGCAAATTATTTTCAAGACCTTCAGAGTTAAAGATCCATCTTAAAATTCACacaaaggagaagccttattcatgctctgagtgtggaaagagttttataCATCagtcacatttaaaaacacatcagaagatccacactggtgtgagagagtttgtgtgctttcagtgtgggaagagttttattaAAGCTGGAGATTTGAAACGACACCAGATAGTCCACACtgaagagaaaccattcacatgtacttTGTGTGGGATGAGTTTTAAACAGTCATCAAACCTTGAAAAGCACATGCTGcgccacactggagaaaaaccacacaaatgtgatcaatgcGGTAAAACGTTTTTCAGAGCTTCTCATCTGACGGACCATCTTGAAGTTCATGCACAAGAGAAACCTTATGAATGTCCTGTGTGTGGAATGAGTTTTAGACGTTTACGAAATTTAAACgaacatcagaagatccacactggtgtgagagagtttgtctgctttgagtgtgagaagactttcaTTAGAGCTACTGACCTGAAAcaacaccagaggattcacactggagagaaaccgtacataTGTactgagtgtgggaagagtttcagagtTTCATCATCTCTTACTTCACACATGCTGCGCCACACTGGAAAAAGGCCACATAAATGTGATCAATGCTGTAAATCATTTTTGAGGCCTTACGAGCTGAGGAAACATTTTCTGACTCATACAAGACAGAGCCTTATTCCCTGTTAA
- the LOC130215583 gene encoding gastrula zinc finger protein XlCGF57.1-like translates to MSDPEPCRIKQEETEELIDVMLKEESEALSEDEEKHHVKSEEKTQTKDKRNIIQSRKKKRKENKGKDLTCSQCGKSFSQKYVLKVHMRIHTGEKPYKCSHCEKRFKRSGHLKRHEMIHTGEKPHKCDQCGKLFSWPTDLTRHLRVHTKEKPYSCSECGKSFSQWSILNIHQKFHTGVREHVCIDCGKSFTKTGDLKRHHMVHTGEKPFTCTECGMSFKQSTNLNKHMLIHMVKNPYKCSHCDKRFSQLRHMKAHEMIHTGEKTHTCDQCGKTFLKASDMLDHLRVHTNKKPYSCSECGKSFTYQSNLKVHQMWIHTDKAFTHNLCGKSCKQSSNLKHQLIHTGEKTHKCDQCGKTFLKASHLTDHLKVHTNDKPYSCPVCKMSFKRSRDLNSHQQIHTDVRAFVCFECEKSFMRAPDLKQHMKIHTGEKPFKCSHCDKTFRHRGHLKTHESIHTGEKPYTCTECGTSFRASFSLYLHMLRHTGEKPHKCDQCGKTFLRLSDLRKHCLAHIKEEPHSSSLLGKSEHQ, encoded by the exons atgagtgatccagaaccctgcagaattaaacaggaagagactgaagaactaatag ATGTGATGTTGAAGGAGGAGAGCGAGGCTCTTAGTGAAGacgaggagaaacatcatgtcaaaagtgaagaaaaaactcaGACAAAGGACAAACGCAATATTATACagagcagaaaaaagaaaagaaaggaaaacaaAGGAAAAGATTTGACCtgctctcagtgtggaaagagtttcagccagAAATATGTCCTCAAggttcacatgaggatccacactggagagaaaccttacaagtgttcacactgcgaaaAGAGATTCAAACGTTCAGGACACTTGAAAAGACATgaaatgatccacactggagagaaaccacacaAGTGTGATCAGTGCGGCAAATTATTTTCCTGGCCTACAGATCTGACAAGacatcttagagttcatacaaaggagaagccttattcgtgttctgagtgtggaaagagtttttctCAGTGGTCAATTTTAAATATACATCAGAAgttccacactggtgtgagagagcaTGTGTGCATTgactgtgggaagagttttaccAAAACTGGAGACTTGAAACGACACCATatggtccacactggagagaaaccattcacatgcactgaGTGTGGGATGAGTTTTAAACAATCAacaaaccttaataaacacatgctaATCCACATGGTAAAGAacccttacaagtgttcacactgtgacaagagattcagCCAGTTAAGACACATGAAAGCACATgaaatgatccacactggagagaaaacacacacatgtgatCAATGCGGCAAAACATTTTTGAAGGCTTCAGATATGTTGGaccatcttagagttcatacaaatAAGAAGCCTTATTCatgttctgagtgtggaaagagttttacataTCAGTCAAATTTAAAAGTACATCAAATGTGGATTCACACTGACAAAGCATTCACACATAATTTGTGTGGGAAGAGTTGTAagcaatcatcaaaccttaaacACCagctgatccacactggagagaaaacacacaaatgtgatcaatgcggtaaaacatttttgaaagctTCTCATCTGACAGACCATCTTAAAGTTCATACAAATGACAAGCCTTATTCATGTCCTGTGTGTAAAATGAGCTTTAAACGTTCTCGAGATTTAAATTCTCATCAGCAGATCCACACTGATGTGAGAGCGTttgtgtgctttgagtgtgagaagagtTTTATGAGAGCTCCAGACCTGAaacaacacatgaagatccacactggagagaaacctttcaagtgttcacactgcgacaaaaCATTCAGACATAGAGGacatctgaaaacacatgagagtattcacactggagagaaaccatacacatgtACTGAGTGTGGGACGAGTTTCAGAGCTTCATTTTCCCTTTATTTACACATGCTgcgccacactggagagaaaccacataaatgtgatcaatgcggcaaaacatttttgaggcTTTCAGATCTGAGGAAGCATTGTCTGGCTCACATAAAAGAGGAGCCGCATTCAAGTTCCTTGTTAGGAAAGAGTGAACATCAATGA
- the LOC130215581 gene encoding gastrula zinc finger protein XlCGF26.1 has product MSDPEPCRIKQEETEELIDVVVMEESEELSEDEEKHHVRSEEETQTKDIFLMEGTAKCFTCTVCGNSFNRKYALELHMRIHSGEKPYKCSHCDKRFNQLGHLKTHKRIHTGERPYTCTQCGKSFTQSSSCNQHMLIHTGEKPHQCDQCSKTFSRLSELKEHLRVHTNEKPYSCSKCGKSFTRQSSLNEHQKIHTGVREFVCFECGKSFIKSADLKRHQMIHTAEKPFTCALCGMSFKQSSHLNKHMLNHVVENPYKCSHCDKRFSQLRHMKTHEKEHLGVHTNEKPYSCSECEKSFTMLSILHEHQKIHTGVRKFVCVKCEKTFITARDLKRHQMIHTGEKPFTCTQCGIGFKQSSHLTKHMLIHTGEKPHKCDQCDKAFSRASQLKDHLRYHSQEKPYSCPVCGKSFARLQVLNAHQKIHTGVRAHACFECEKTFVRATDLKQHQMIHTGEKPFVCSHCNKTFRHSGHLVAHERIHTGEKPYSCTQCGKSFRVSSSRNEHMMHHTGEKPHKCDQCGKTFLRPSELRKHLTVHEKEEPYSCSLLGYSTHQ; this is encoded by the exons atgagtgatccagaaccctgcagaattaaacaggaagagactgaagaactaatag aTGTGGTGGTGAtggaggagagtgaagaactgagtgaagatgaggagaaacatcatgtcagaAGTGAAGAAGAAACTCAGACAAAGGACATTTTTTTAATGGAAGGAACAGCCAAATGTTTCACCTGCACTGTGTGTGGAAACAGTTTTAACCGAAAATATGCTCTCGAGCttcacatgaggattcacagcggagagaaaccgtacaagtgttcacactgcgacaagagattcaatcAGTTAGGACACCTGAAAACACAcaagagaattcacactggagagaggccgtacacgtgtactcagtgtgggaagagtttcactcAATCATCATCCTGTAATCAACACatgctgatccacactggagagaaaccacaccaatgtgatcagtgcagcaaaacattttccaGGCTTTCAGAGCTGAAGGAGCATCTTCGAGTTCATACAAATGAGAAGCCGTATTCATGCTCtaagtgtgggaagagttttacacGACAGTCGAGTTTAAATgaacatcagaagatccacactggtgtgagagagtttgtgtgctttgagtgtgggaagagtttcattaAATCTGCAGACTTGAAACGACACCAGATGATCCACACTGCAGAGAAACCATTCACCTGTGCTTTGTGTGGGATGAGTTTTAaacaatcatcacaccttaacaAACACATGCTGAACCACGTTGTAGAGAACCCTTataagtgttcacactgcgacaagagattcagccAGTTAAGACACATGAAAACACACGAGAAGGAGCATCTTGGAGTTCATACAAACGAGAAGCCTTATTCATGTTCTGAGTGTGAAAAGAGTTTTACTATGCTGTCAATTTTACATgaacatcagaagatccacactggtgttagAAAGTTTGTGTGCGttaagtgtgagaagactttCATTACAGCTCGAGATTTAAAACGACAccagatgattcacactggagagaaacctttcacatgtactcagtgtgggataGGCTTTAAACAATCATCACACCTTACTAAGCACatgctgatccacactggagagaaaccacacaaatgtgatcaatgcGACAAAGCATTTTCAAGAGCTTCTCAGCTGAAGGACCATCTTAGATATCATTCGCAGGAGAAGCCTTACTCATGTCCTGTGTGTGGAAAGAGCTTTGCACGTTTACAAGTTTTAAATgcacatcagaagatccacactggcgTGAGAGCGCATGCatgctttgagtgtgagaagactttcgTTAGAGCTACAGACCTGAAACAACATCagatgatccacaccggagagaaacctttcgtgtgttcacactgcaacaaaACATTCAGACATTCAGGACATCTGGTAGCACAcgagaggatccacactggagagaaaccatactcGTGTACtcagtgcgggaagagtttcagagTTTCATCATCCCGTAATGAACACATGATgcaccacactggagagaaaccacatAAATGTGATCAATGCGGTAAAACATTTTTGAGGCCTTCAGAGCTGAGGAAACATCTTACAGTTCATGAAAAGGAGGAGCCTTATTCATGTTCCTTGTTAGGATATAGTACACATCAATGA